A window of the Microvirga terrae genome harbors these coding sequences:
- a CDS encoding carbohydrate kinase family protein gives MSRVVCIGGAAVDRKYRALATIRPGTSNPVVAERSFGGVARNVAENIARLGTQVSLVSIVGDDANGHALIEDLKRLDIDTGHVTVSESHATAEYVAVLQPDGELAVGLAHMAVFDTISPALLRAIEPQLGSGWIFADCNLPAETLNDLIGLARQRALMLALDAVSTPKVMRLPPDLNGVGMVFLNLDEARVYLNRPEVAPEAAAEALLARGAEQVVLTLGDKGLVAADSFGIRKVAALKARIVDATGAGDALIAATLVAMLKDMPLDQAAQLGAVAAALTVESPVSVRPDLSLALLESTLSLRAGSVVEREPS, from the coding sequence ATGAGCAGGGTCGTCTGCATCGGCGGAGCGGCCGTGGACCGCAAGTACCGCGCCTTGGCCACCATCCGCCCCGGCACGTCGAACCCCGTCGTGGCGGAGCGCTCGTTCGGCGGCGTCGCGCGCAACGTCGCCGAGAACATCGCCAGGCTGGGAACCCAGGTCTCGCTGGTGTCGATCGTGGGCGATGACGCCAACGGCCATGCTCTGATCGAGGACCTGAAGCGCCTCGACATCGACACCGGGCACGTGACCGTCTCGGAATCACACGCGACCGCCGAATACGTGGCCGTGCTGCAGCCCGACGGAGAACTGGCCGTCGGGCTTGCCCATATGGCGGTCTTCGACACGATCTCCCCGGCCCTGCTGCGCGCGATCGAGCCCCAACTCGGATCGGGCTGGATCTTCGCCGACTGCAACCTGCCGGCCGAGACCCTGAACGACCTCATCGGCCTTGCGCGGCAAAGAGCCCTCATGCTCGCTCTCGATGCCGTCTCGACCCCGAAGGTGATGCGCCTGCCGCCGGACCTGAACGGCGTCGGCATGGTCTTCCTCAATCTCGACGAGGCGCGGGTCTATCTCAACCGCCCTGAGGTGGCGCCGGAAGCCGCGGCGGAAGCCCTGCTCGCCCGGGGAGCGGAACAGGTCGTCCTGACCCTCGGGGACAAGGGCCTCGTCGCGGCGGATTCCTTCGGGATCCGGAAGGTCGCCGCGCTCAAGGCTAGGATCGTCGACGCCACGGGAGCGGGAGACGCGCTGATCGCCGCCACGCTCGTGGCCATGCTGAAGGACATGCCGTTAGACCAAGCGGCGCAGCTCGGCGCCGTCGCCGCGGCCTTGACCGTCGAAAGCCCGGTGAGCGTCCGGCCGGATCTGTCGCTCGCCTTGCTGGAATCCACATTGTCCCTTAGAGCCGGTTCGGTTGTGGAACGGGAGCCCTCATGA
- a CDS encoding DUF6455 family protein codes for MDPGAAIKRWRETWRQRHELESLDRDQRDALARDIGVSADMLPLLAARDPGAAEELPRLMEALSLDPDRIRRIHSALMRDMSLTCSGCTAAVRCRQDLEHERAPAHYAAYCPNAGTLLDLQEEAAPESARP; via the coding sequence ATGGATCCGGGAGCGGCGATCAAGCGATGGCGGGAGACCTGGAGGCAGCGGCATGAACTCGAGTCCCTCGATCGGGACCAGAGGGACGCGCTGGCTCGCGACATCGGGGTTTCGGCCGACATGCTGCCGCTCCTGGCCGCACGCGATCCCGGGGCGGCGGAGGAGCTGCCGCGTCTCATGGAGGCTCTGTCGCTCGATCCCGACCGGATCAGGCGCATCCACTCGGCCTTGATGCGCGACATGAGCCTGACCTGCTCGGGATGCACGGCGGCGGTCCGGTGCCGGCAGGATCTCGAACACGAGCGAGCGCCCGCCCATTATGCCGCGTACTGCCCCAATGCCGGAACCCTGTTGGACCTGCAGGAGGAGGCCGCGCCCGAATCGGCGCGCCCCTGA
- a CDS encoding alpha/beta hydrolase → MTGVRRAYPRALASCARHLVALAVALGLSGCASNKGALLPVAATVPGASTVDMLVATTRMRASDPQEFYSGGRGPELSFAEFTVSIPPAANRTPGEVQWPQRNPGNPATDFVTLKADVIDRKQATTWFHRTVRTVPQRRVLVFIHGFNNRFDDAVFRFAQIVHDAGTPVVPVLFTWPSRGSILAYGYDRESNTYSRNALETTLRTLASDPAVGEISILAHSMGNWVTLEALRQMAIRDGRVAPKIRNVLLAAPDVDVDLFREAVVDMGRSRPNFTLFVSQDDRALAVSRRLWGDAVRLGAIDPDQEPYRSELETSGITVLNLSKLRTGDPLNHSKFAESPEVVRIIGRELAEGQTLTDSRVGVGDRIIQVTAGAAAAVGTAAGLAVSAPVAVVDPRTRENFQGHVEGLGQAVSGTLTP, encoded by the coding sequence ATGACGGGCGTGCGGAGGGCGTATCCGCGCGCTCTCGCCTCCTGCGCCCGCCACCTTGTGGCTCTGGCGGTCGCCCTCGGCCTGAGCGGTTGCGCCAGCAACAAGGGCGCCCTCCTGCCCGTGGCCGCGACGGTGCCCGGCGCGAGCACGGTGGACATGCTGGTCGCCACCACGCGGATGCGGGCCAGCGACCCGCAGGAATTCTATTCCGGCGGCCGCGGTCCCGAACTGTCCTTCGCCGAGTTCACGGTCTCCATCCCGCCGGCGGCCAACCGCACGCCGGGCGAGGTGCAATGGCCGCAGCGGAACCCCGGCAACCCCGCAACCGATTTCGTGACCCTCAAGGCCGATGTGATCGACCGGAAACAGGCGACCACCTGGTTTCACCGCACCGTTCGCACCGTGCCGCAGCGGCGCGTGCTGGTGTTCATCCACGGCTTCAACAACCGCTTCGACGACGCGGTCTTCCGCTTCGCCCAGATCGTGCACGATGCCGGAACCCCCGTCGTGCCCGTGCTGTTCACCTGGCCGTCCCGCGGCAGCATCCTGGCCTATGGCTACGACCGCGAGAGCAACACCTATTCCCGCAACGCCCTCGAGACCACCCTGAGGACATTGGCCAGCGATCCGGCGGTCGGCGAGATCTCGATCCTGGCGCATTCCATGGGCAACTGGGTCACCCTCGAGGCTCTGCGCCAGATGGCGATCCGCGATGGGCGCGTCGCCCCTAAGATCCGCAACGTGCTGCTGGCCGCGCCGGACGTGGATGTCGACCTGTTCCGCGAGGCCGTCGTGGACATGGGCCGGTCCCGCCCGAACTTCACCCTGTTCGTCTCCCAGGACGACCGGGCCCTGGCGGTCTCCCGCCGCCTCTGGGGCGATGCGGTGCGGCTCGGGGCGATCGATCCGGATCAGGAGCCCTATCGCAGCGAGCTCGAGACGTCAGGCATCACGGTCCTGAACCTGTCGAAGCTCAGGACCGGCGATCCCCTGAATCACTCGAAGTTCGCCGAAAGCCCGGAGGTCGTTCGCATCATCGGGCGCGAGTTGGCCGAAGGCCAGACCCTGACGGATTCCCGCGTCGGCGTCGGCGACCGGATCATCCAGGTCACGGCGGGCGCCGCGGCTGCCGTGGGCACCGCCGCAGGCCTCGCGGTCTCGGCCCCAGTGGCGGTCGTCGACCCGCGAACGCGCGAGAATTTCCAGGGTCACGTGGAGGGGCTCGGCCAGGCGGTCTCGGGAACGCTCACTCCTTGA